The sequence GAATGGCCTTGCTTATTATTGCCCTGGCACGCCCTCAACGGGGAGATCAGCATGAGCATATCGTCTCTGACGGAATAGATATCATGCTCACCTTAGATCTCTCCACGTCCATGCGTGCCCTCGATTTTAAACCATCAAACCGTCTTGAGGTGGCCAAAGAACAGACACAGGAGTTTCTCACACACCGCACGGGGGATAACATAGGCCTGACTATTTTTGCCGGCCGCAGTTATCTTAAATGTCCCCTTACCCGTGATTATGACCTCCTCAGTTCCTTCATTGAAGATCTCGATTTCGGCCCCTCTATTGAGGATGGCACTGCCATTGGTACCGCCTTGGTAACTGCTGCAAAACATCTTCAAGCGGGACAGTCGGAAAACAAGGTAATTCTGCTCTTTACAGATGGAGCAAATAATCGTGGTGATATACAGCCCCTTACGGCCGCCCGCGCAGTGGCTGAGCAGGGAATCCGTATTCATACCATTGCCATCGGGCGAGAAGGACGAGTACCCTACCCCTTTATCCATGGACAAGATACAATTATCCGAGAGATAGAATCGGATTATGATGCTGAAGAGCTCCAGGAAATTGCCCGTATCGGCGGAGGAGAATTCTTCCTTGCAGAGAGTACTCAGGAGCTTGAAGAGATCTACAAAGCAATTGATGAGCTTGAAACAACGGAAGTTGAGATTGAAAAGTGGGTCGCTTGGAGCGAAGAATTCTACCGGTGGCTTCTCTGGGGAAGTCTCCTTATCTTTTTAGAGATACTCTTACGGCATACCCGATTCAGGAGGTTTCCATAATGCGTTTTGCAGAACCAACCGCCCTCTGGGCTCTTATCTCGGCGCCGCTGCTTCTGCTCCTCTTTTGGGCCACCTTCCGCGCCCGACGCAGAGCCCTGAGACGGTTTGGAGATGAGAACCTGGTACGAGAACTCACGCCACCGGTTCTCTTTCCCTTGGAACCGCTCCGTATTAGCCTGTGTATAACAGCGTGGATTCTTCTTGTCATTGCCGTAGCACGCCCCCTCTTTGGAGAACGAGAAACACGACGGGAACAGCGCGGCATAGACATTATGATAGCCCTTGATATTTCCAACAGCATGTATGCAGAGGAGATCTCGCCAAACAGGATACGCCGGGCCCAACATGAACTCTCTGAGCTCCTTACCCTTTTGAAGGGAGAAAGGGTGGGCTTGACTATTTTTGCAGGGCAAAGCGTTGTCCAACTCCCGCTC comes from Chitinivibrio alkaliphilus ACht1 and encodes:
- a CDS encoding VWA domain-containing protein, whose product is MKRFYTPEALWLLLLLIPLVLSYFYTERRGRSALTFSHSAPLESIPVGWAVYLRHILILLRLGGMALLIIALARPQRGDQHEHIVSDGIDIMLTLDLSTSMRALDFKPSNRLEVAKEQTQEFLTHRTGDNIGLTIFAGRSYLKCPLTRDYDLLSSFIEDLDFGPSIEDGTAIGTALVTAAKHLQAGQSENKVILLFTDGANNRGDIQPLTAARAVAEQGIRIHTIAIGREGRVPYPFIHGQDTIIREIESDYDAEELQEIARIGGGEFFLAESTQELEEIYKAIDELETTEVEIEKWVAWSEEFYRWLLWGSLLIFLEILLRHTRFRRFP